The following proteins come from a genomic window of Myxosarcina sp. GI1:
- a CDS encoding sulfite oxidase-like oxidoreductase: MPGKFFQKPEPAQSDRVPPGQYLAKGFPVLTYGETPQISTDEWQFRVWGLVEDKTFTWSDFMDLPQHDFTADFHCVTRWSKLDVKWTGVKVTDFVKELAIDKKATHILQTCYGDYTTNLPMEDFIREENFFAHTLNGEPLPAEHGGPMRLVVPHLYAWKSAKWINGIEFMKGDRLGFWERNGYHSRGEPWAEQRYAGR, from the coding sequence ATGCCAGGAAAATTTTTTCAAAAACCAGAACCCGCTCAAAGCGATCGTGTTCCGCCAGGACAATATTTAGCCAAAGGTTTTCCCGTACTTACCTATGGAGAAACACCGCAGATTAGTACCGACGAGTGGCAATTTCGCGTTTGGGGGTTAGTAGAAGATAAAACTTTTACCTGGTCGGACTTTATGGATTTGCCCCAACATGACTTTACCGCCGATTTTCACTGTGTAACTCGCTGGTCGAAACTAGATGTTAAATGGACGGGAGTTAAAGTTACTGATTTTGTCAAAGAACTGGCGATTGACAAGAAAGCAACTCATATTCTGCAAACTTGCTACGGCGACTATACGACCAATTTACCAATGGAAGACTTTATTCGCGAAGAAAACTTTTTTGCCCATACTTTAAACGGCGAACCCTTACCAGCAGAACATGGAGGTCCAATGCGGCTAGTAGTACCCCATCTTTATGCCTGGAAAAGTGCCAAATGGATTAACGGTATTGAATTTATGAAAGGCGATCGCCTGGGATTTTGGGAACGAAACGGCTACCACAGTCGAGGCGAACCCTGGGCAGAACAACGCTATGCAGGACGATAG
- a CDS encoding FTR1 family protein has product MDLTAALPTFLVTLREGFEAALVVGIVMACLQKADRAKLYRWVYLGIIGGIVASIGVGFILAGTLTGAEAAGGIYAPVVKQFLEGIFGLVAIVMLSWMLLWMTQQAKSVKGEVEGAIDEALTGDNAGRAVFILIFIAVLREGFETVLFILAKFQQEWTMPALGAIAGLSLAAVMGIALFALGAKINIRLFFQVMGVFLLLIVGGLVMGALKHFNSALDLLSQLSTLNLCLPNSGSCILGSQVWDGSQLLPDKEFPGILLKALFGYRQTLYLGQIIAYVSFLAIIGTAYFQSLTGKPTVTNKQALNE; this is encoded by the coding sequence ATGGACTTAACTGCTGCCTTACCGACGTTTCTCGTTACCCTCAGAGAAGGATTTGAAGCGGCTTTAGTTGTCGGTATCGTCATGGCTTGTTTGCAAAAAGCCGATCGAGCAAAGCTGTATCGCTGGGTTTATTTAGGTATTATCGGCGGCATAGTTGCTAGCATTGGAGTTGGGTTTATCCTTGCTGGTACTCTAACAGGAGCCGAAGCAGCGGGAGGAATTTATGCACCTGTTGTCAAGCAGTTTTTAGAAGGAATTTTTGGACTGGTAGCTATTGTCATGCTGAGTTGGATGTTGCTGTGGATGACCCAACAGGCTAAATCAGTCAAAGGAGAGGTAGAAGGAGCGATCGATGAAGCTTTAACTGGTGATAATGCAGGACGAGCGGTGTTTATATTGATTTTTATCGCCGTCCTGCGTGAGGGCTTTGAAACTGTTTTATTTATCTTGGCGAAATTTCAACAAGAATGGACTATGCCAGCTTTAGGTGCGATCGCTGGATTGTCTTTAGCTGCCGTTATGGGAATAGCTTTATTCGCCCTGGGAGCCAAAATTAACATCCGCCTGTTTTTTCAGGTAATGGGCGTATTTTTGTTATTAATTGTCGGTGGTTTGGTGATGGGTGCGCTAAAACATTTTAATTCTGCTTTAGATTTACTATCTCAGCTATCGACCCTCAATCTTTGCCTTCCCAATAGTGGCTCTTGTATTTTAGGCAGTCAAGTTTGGGACGGCTCGCAATTACTACCAGATAAAGAATTTCCTGGTATTCTACTCAAGGCTTTATTTGGCTATCGGCAAACATTATATTTAGGACAAATTATTGCTTATGTTTCTTTCCTAGCAATTATCGGAACGGCTTATTTTCAGAGTTTGACAGGCAAACCAACAGTTACCAATAAACAAGCTTTGAATGAGTAA